From Mytilus galloprovincialis chromosome 9, xbMytGall1.hap1.1, whole genome shotgun sequence, the proteins below share one genomic window:
- the LOC143045448 gene encoding short-chain dehydrogenase/reductase family 9C member 7-like, with protein sequence MDSIRSYLGMGIKKFIGFQAFELTYLAVLAVLPFIVVQPFIAKTILFVAFLIILNVVYQKLTFRRINTEEKYVFITGCDTGFGNAVARRLSGEGLSVFAGCYNPDGKGASQLRSEYSSIQILKLDITDDNSVDQAFAEIEKKVKDKGLWALINNAAVYGVGDIEFSPLDEYRRLAEVNLFGLVRVTKKFIPLIRKSKGRIVNVTSNKGRIGIPSNSAFCMTKYGQEGFTDALRMEMKKFGVKVITVEPGNFTGSTAMLSKNKLPTYETELEKMWQRSPQEVKQTYGRTYVDGMIKSIADYSSKSSNSIAAVVDTIEMSVISQNPKQRYLVDGSSSLVDQDNLLIRLGNVLPERVIDFIVDRAYSSDKLLPKEKSA encoded by the exons ATGGACAGCATAAGAAGTTACTTAGGAATGGGAATCAAGAAGTTTATAGGATTCCAGGCATTTGAACTGACTTATCTTGCAGTATTGGCAGTGCTACCATTCATTGTAGTCCAACCATTCATAGCCAAAACAATACTGTTTGTGGCTTTTCTCATTATACTAAATGTAGTGTATCAGAAACTTACCTTCAGACGAATAAACACAGAGGAAAAATATGTCTTTATAACTGGTTGTGATACAG GTTTTGGGAATGCTGTGGCTCGTCGTTTATCAGGAGAAGGATTGTCCGTGTTTGCTGGGTGTTATAATCCAGATGGAAAAGGAGCCAGTCAACTTAGATCAGAGTACAGTAGTATACAGATTCTAAAACTAGATATAACAGATGATAATTCTGTTGACCAGGCTTTTGCTGAGATAGAGAAGAAAGTCAAAGATAAag GATTATGGGCCTTGATAAACAATGCTGCTGTGTATGGTGTTGGAGATATAGAGTTCTCTCCCCTAGATGAATATAGACGCCTTGCAGAAGTTAATTTATTTGGTCTAGTCAGAGTTACAAAGAAATTTATACCATTAATTAGAAAATCCAAAg GTAGAATAGTAAATGTAACCAGTAATAAAGGAAGAATAGGTATACCCAGTAATTCAGCATTCTGTATGACCAAATATGGACAAGAAGGATTTACAGACGCACTCAGAATGGAGATGAAGAAATTTGGTGTGAAAGTGATAACTGTAGAACCTGGTAATTTTACTGGATCCACTGCCATGCTAAGCAAAAATAAG CTACCAACCTATGAGACTGAATTAGAAAAGATGTGGCAGAGAAGTCCACAAGAGGTGAAACAGACGTATGGTAGAACATATGTTGACGGAATGATCAAATCCATAGCAGACTATTCATCCAAGTCCAGTAACTCTATAGCAGCAGTTGTCGATACTATAGAAATGTCGGTTATATCTCAAAACCCAAAACAACGATACCTTGTTGATGGAAGTAGTAGCCTTGTAGATCAAGACAAT CTTTTGATTCGACTTGGAAATGTTTTACCAGAACGTGTCATAGATTTCATTGTGGATAGAGCTTACAGTTCTGATAAGTTACTTCCAAAAGAAAAATCTGCCTAG